The sequence TGTGAAACACGACGTTGTAATACCGTTCCCGCCCAATCCGTTCGAACCTTAAGCCCTTCATGCCATTCTCCCAGGCAGGATGTTGAAAAAACCCGCCAGCTTTGTTCTCGCATCGCTCAACGCCTCAACGTACTGAGCAGTACGCCTCGGCCTCTCGCTCGTTGCGGCCTCGCTGGACGGCTTTTTTGAACATCCTGCAAGATCCGTTAAGAGGGGCCATTTTAGACAAGTCTTGGCGTGGAAGACAAGTGCGTGGCAGCGGGGCCTGGGCCCCGCCCCAGGCCCCGCGACGCTAGGTTGCCGTCTTGCCGAAATACTCCTGCCGGCTGACCGCAACATCGGTCACGAACATGACTCCGGAATAGCGGTCGAACAGGGGCCGCAATCCCGCCAGGATCGGCTCGACCTTTTCCTCCGGCACGACGGTCATGATCATCTCCAGGCTTTCCTGTTCGCTGAACATGAAATGCGCTTCGCGCACTCCGTGGTGCCCCTTGCCCGACACGTTG comes from Nitrospira sp. and encodes:
- a CDS encoding P-II family nitrogen regulator, with the translated sequence MGALTLHPMKEIRVIVAGEHRAFVTELLDRVKATGYTIIGNVSGKGHHGVREAHFMFSEQESLEMIMTVVPEEKVEPILAGLRPLFDRYSGVMFVTDVAVSRQEYFGKTAT